The Daphnia pulex isolate KAP4 chromosome 3, ASM2113471v1 genome includes a region encoding these proteins:
- the LOC124190102 gene encoding uncharacterized protein LOC124190102 — protein MDLRKSWLISENDYKEAKIAEVKEYTENKQGSVAQKSPQSDNGGNFPNLLKTGQNKRIANQLPPEEFLPEDVQLLQRMNRVLHVDNIKKTLVCVKLEKDYNHLKDKISEIERENEKRREESNLLLQNALDEISSHQLKSENSKACKLNLADLKLNEGNPNDIPERQKLIKELRDLKYMNEELQRKETQGRRQLKIYEEKYQFFEDIVHNSSIYLDESKKQLDASLSKIKMLESELETWKNYCFEYEELVLVQHDRQLQNGIRSEPNASSQRTRNQLDPTFINNAIFKYLKPKGNPN, from the exons ATGGACCTAAGAAAATCATGGCTGATATCTGAGAATGATTACAAGGAGGCAAAAATAGCAGAAGTGAAAGAGTACACTGAGAATAAGCAAGGCAGTGTGGCTCAAAAAAGTCCACAGAGTGACAACGGTGGTAATTTCCCCAACTTGTTGAAAACAGGTCAGAATAAGCGGATAGCAAATCAG TTACCTCCAGAAGAATTTTTGCCGGAGGATGTGCAACTTTTGCAGAGGATGAATAGAGTCCTTCATGTggataacattaaaaaaacattggtCTGCGTGAAACTTGAAAAGGATTACAATCACCTTAAAG aTAAGATTTCTGAAatcgaaagggaaaatgaaaaacgtcGTGAGGAATCTAATCTTCTACTTCAAAATGCTCTGGATGAAATTTCTTCACACCAACTAAAATCAGAGAATTCCAAAGCTTGCAAACTTAATCTAGCTGATCTAAAATTGAATGAGGGTAATCCAAACGATATTCCCGAGAGGCAAAAACTCATAAAG GAACTACGTGATTTGAAATATATGAACGAGGAATTGCAGCGTAAAGAAACTCAAGGGCGTCGCCAACTTAAGATCTACGAAGAAAA GTACCAGTTTTTTGAAGATATAGTCCACAACAGTTCGATATACTTGGATGAATCTAAGAAGCAGTTGGACGCCTCGCTGTCTAAGATCAAAATGTTGGAATCAGAGCTTGAAACCTGGAAGAATTACTGCTTCGAATACGAGGAGTTGGTATTAGTTCAACACGACAG GCAGTTGCAAAATGGGATACGATCAGAGCCAAATGCATCTTCTCAGAGAACCAGAAATCAGCTTGATCCAACCTTCATTAATAAcgcaattttcaaatatttaaaacccAAG GGAAATCCCAACTGA
- the LOC124189727 gene encoding glycine, alanine and asparagine-rich protein-like, protein MRFQAALVCVIGFVLMVTAEKDSKTETKDIEVDDVTRDKRGFASGGGGYGGGGSGGYGGGAGGGAGGYGVGYGGAAAIAQQAANVAKAAQNAQAGAAAQAAQQAQASLAAQAVQAAQQAQAVVAAKQAQAAQISQAAQAAQAAAFAESAQAAQAAQAVQAAEATKVQALQQAQALAAAAKAAQSHAAQAVASLQAAQAQQATQAQMAYQAQANAQALAYKQQASLADLAAAQQAANKAYSAAQAAQATAVGGGGSYGGFGGGYGGGHGGCPAC, encoded by the exons ATGAGATTTCAGGCAGCATTAGTTTGCGTAATTG GATTCGTGTTGATGGTCACGGCTGAAAAGGATAGCAAAACGGAAACTAAGGATATAGAAGTTGACGACGTTACAAGA GATAAACGTGGATTCGCAAGTGGAGGAGGCGGATATGGAGGCGGTGGTAGCGGAGGATACGGTGGAGGTGCCGGTGGAGGAGCAGGTGGATATGGGGTAGGTTATGGCGGAGCTGCAGCCATCGCTCAACAGGCCGCTAATGTGGCAAAAGCAGCCCAAAACGCCCAGGCCGGTGCCGCAGCTCAGGCCGCCCAACAAGCGCAAGCATCCCTCGCAGCCCAAGCTGTTCAAGCTGCCCAACAAGCCCAAGCCGTAGTTGCGGCCAAGCAAGCCCAGGCTGCTCAAATTTCACAGGCCGCCCAAGCTGCCCAAGCCGCCGCATTCGCTGAATCTGCCCAGGCTGCTCAAGCTGCACAGGCCGTTCAAGCTGCCGAAGCCACCAAGGTCCAGGCTTTGCAGCAGGCTCAAGCTTTGGCAGCTGCCGCCAAGGCCGCTCAGTCACATGCTGCCCAGGCTGTCGCTTCTCTTCAAGCAGCCCAAGCTCAGCAAGCCACTCAAGCTCAG ATGGCTTACCAAGCCCAAGCGAACGCCCAGGCTTTGGCTTACAAGCAACAGGCTTCACTAGCTGATCTTGCCGCTGCCCAGCAAGCGGCCAACAAGGCCTATTCCGCCGCCCAGGCCGCTCAAGCTACAGctgtcggtggtggtggttccTACGGCGGATTCGGCGGTGGATATGGTGGTGGCCATGGAGGATGCCCGGCTTGTTAA